In a single window of the Pseudomonas sp. B21-015 genome:
- a CDS encoding toxin-antitoxin system YwqK family antitoxin, whose translation MGITPLDLQQNDKQLKGRLLDGQLDGALHIKDDGRAQADLHYSQGELQGTTLLYHPNGKVSAQLPFVRDKLQGIASFYAPEGGLQRKATYRRGLLHGEAFNYFPDGQLAEAEFYRDGVREGRYQRFHPNGKPAVEARYLNGQLLEPEQGFAADGRPLDAEGKPISRVRWWFRRWSEPAQA comes from the coding sequence ATGGGCATCACCCCGCTGGACTTGCAGCAGAACGATAAACAGCTCAAAGGTCGCTTGCTCGATGGCCAGCTCGACGGTGCGCTGCACATCAAGGATGACGGACGCGCGCAGGCTGATTTGCACTACAGCCAGGGCGAACTGCAAGGCACCACTCTGCTCTACCACCCCAATGGCAAGGTCTCGGCGCAGCTACCGTTTGTCCGTGACAAGCTGCAAGGGATCGCCAGTTTCTATGCCCCCGAAGGCGGGCTGCAGCGCAAGGCGACTTACCGCCGAGGGCTGCTGCATGGCGAGGCGTTCAATTACTTTCCCGACGGCCAACTGGCCGAAGCCGAGTTCTACCGCGATGGTGTGCGCGAGGGCCGGTATCAGCGCTTTCATCCCAATGGCAAACCCGCCGTCGAGGCCCGTTATCTCAACGGCCAATTGCTCGAACCGGAACAGGGCTTCGCCGCCGATGGGCGACCACTGGACGCCGAGGGCAAGCCGATTTCGAGGGTGCGCTGGTGGTTCAGGCGCTGGAGCGAGCCTGCCCAAGCCTGA
- a CDS encoding YeeE/YedE family protein: protein MMLDSLHFTPWSALAGGALIGLSASVMVVANGRVAGISGLLGSLLERHDSGRGEKTLFLLGLLAAPLLWALFHVWPAIEFKTGTVGLIVAGLCVGVGTRYGSGCTSGHGVCGISRLSPRSIAATLSFMFAGFVTVFVLRHLLGY, encoded by the coding sequence ATGATGCTTGATTCGCTTCACTTCACCCCATGGTCCGCTTTGGCCGGAGGTGCACTGATCGGTCTGTCCGCCAGCGTCATGGTGGTGGCCAACGGACGGGTTGCCGGGATCAGCGGACTGTTAGGCAGCCTGCTTGAGCGTCATGATTCGGGGCGGGGCGAAAAAACCCTGTTCCTGCTCGGACTATTGGCGGCGCCGTTGTTGTGGGCGTTGTTTCATGTGTGGCCGGCCATCGAATTCAAAACCGGTACCGTGGGCCTGATCGTCGCCGGATTGTGTGTCGGCGTCGGCACTCGTTATGGCTCCGGATGCACCAGTGGCCACGGCGTGTGCGGTATCTCGCGCCTGTCACCGCGCTCCATTGCCGCCACCTTAAGCTTCATGTTCGCCGGCTTCGTGACGGTGTTCGTCCTGCGCCACCTGCTGGGGTATTGA
- a CDS encoding Gfo/Idh/MocA family protein — protein sequence MRELGIGLIGTGFMGRAHALAFRNVSAVFELPLKLKLTALADADPQRARHCAESWGFDAAHSDWQQLINDPKVNLIAITTPNHLHYPMAMAALAAGKPVYCEKPLAVSLEQASAMRLAAKAAGVVTRVGYNYQHNPIIGLARDLIQNGALGQIINFQGEFSEDFMADPLSPWSWRCDADYAGGALADLGSHLLAMARHLLGDVEAVCADTQTVHGQRPVTLGGQERREVAVDDQVHALLRFANGARGTFSSSWLKHGYKNHLSFEISGTQGTLAFDQERLNELRLYRTGQGGFQRLLAGPDLPGYAAFSPAPGHQLGYNELKTLEVHELVMALAGLGQDGTDFEQAWEVERLATAIRLAARESRWVRIEEV from the coding sequence ATGCGCGAACTCGGTATCGGACTCATCGGCACAGGTTTCATGGGCCGCGCCCACGCCTTGGCCTTTCGCAACGTCAGCGCTGTTTTTGAATTACCACTGAAGCTCAAACTCACCGCCCTCGCTGACGCCGATCCGCAGCGCGCCCGCCACTGCGCCGAGAGCTGGGGCTTCGATGCCGCGCACAGCGACTGGCAACAGCTGATCAATGACCCCAAGGTCAACCTGATCGCCATCACCACCCCCAATCACCTGCACTATCCCATGGCCATGGCCGCCCTCGCCGCCGGCAAACCGGTGTACTGCGAAAAACCGCTGGCCGTGAGCCTCGAACAAGCCAGTGCCATGCGCCTTGCCGCCAAAGCTGCCGGCGTGGTGACGCGGGTCGGTTACAACTACCAGCACAACCCGATCATCGGCCTGGCTCGGGATTTGATTCAAAACGGAGCGTTGGGGCAGATCATCAATTTCCAGGGCGAGTTCAGCGAAGACTTCATGGCCGATCCCCTATCACCCTGGTCCTGGCGCTGCGACGCCGATTACGCCGGCGGTGCCTTGGCAGACCTGGGCAGTCACTTGCTGGCCATGGCCCGTCATCTGCTGGGCGATGTCGAGGCGGTGTGCGCGGACACCCAGACCGTGCACGGGCAACGCCCCGTTACGTTGGGCGGTCAGGAACGACGCGAGGTCGCGGTCGACGATCAGGTCCACGCGTTGCTGCGGTTCGCCAACGGCGCGCGCGGGACATTCAGCAGCAGTTGGCTCAAACACGGTTACAAGAATCACCTGAGTTTTGAAATCAGCGGCACCCAGGGCACCCTGGCGTTCGATCAGGAACGCTTGAATGAACTGCGGCTGTATCGCACGGGGCAAGGCGGCTTCCAACGGTTGTTGGCGGGGCCGGACTTGCCGGGTTACGCCGCCTTCAGTCCGGCGCCGGGGCACCAGTTGGGTTACAACGAACTCAAGACCCTGGAAGTGCATGAGTTGGTAATGGCGCTGGCCGGCCTCGGTCAGGACGGAACGGATTTCGAGCAGGCGTGGGAAGTCGAACGCCTGGCGACGGCGATTCGTTTGGCGGCACGCGAGTCGCGGTGGGTCAGGATCGAGGAAGTCTGA
- a CDS encoding Zn-dependent hydrolase encodes MNAAVDVLQSTHQHINRDRLWQSLMELAKLGATVKGGVCRLALTDLDRQARDIFVNWCEEAGCTVSIDAVGNIFARRPGRNPNLPPVMTGSHIDTQPTGGKFDGCFGVLAGVEVLRTLNDLGVETEAPLEVVVWTNEEGSRFAPCMMGSGVFAEKFTLEETLAKVDAEGVTVGEALNAIGYAGPRKVSGHAVGAYFEAHIEQGPILEDERKTIGVVMGALGQKWFDLKLRGVEAHAGPTPMHLRKDALVGASVIVGAVNRAALGHQPHACGTVGCLQAYPGSRNVIPGEVRMTLDFRHLEPTRLDSMIAEVREVIETTCEEHGLTFELTPTADFPPLYFDKGCVEAVRGAAHGLGLSHMDIVSGAGHDAIFLAELGPAGMIFVPCEGGISHNEIENAAPDDLAAGCAVLLRAMLAASDAIASGKQAA; translated from the coding sequence ATGAACGCTGCCGTAGACGTTCTGCAGTCCACCCATCAGCACATCAACCGCGACCGTCTGTGGCAGTCGCTCATGGAGCTGGCCAAGCTCGGCGCCACGGTCAAGGGCGGCGTCTGCCGGCTGGCCCTGACCGACCTCGATCGCCAGGCCCGGGACATTTTCGTGAACTGGTGCGAGGAGGCCGGCTGCACCGTCAGCATCGACGCGGTCGGCAACATCTTCGCCCGTCGGCCCGGCCGCAATCCGAACCTGCCGCCGGTGATGACCGGCAGCCACATCGACACCCAGCCCACCGGCGGCAAGTTCGACGGCTGCTTCGGCGTGCTGGCCGGGGTCGAAGTGCTGCGCACCCTCAATGACCTGGGCGTGGAAACCGAAGCGCCGCTGGAAGTGGTGGTCTGGACCAACGAAGAAGGTTCGCGCTTCGCCCCGTGCATGATGGGATCCGGCGTATTCGCGGAAAAATTCACCCTCGAAGAAACCCTGGCCAAGGTCGATGCCGAGGGCGTGACCGTCGGCGAAGCCCTGAACGCCATTGGTTACGCCGGGCCGCGCAAAGTCAGCGGCCATGCCGTCGGTGCGTATTTCGAGGCGCACATCGAGCAAGGCCCGATTCTTGAGGACGAGCGCAAAACCATCGGCGTGGTCATGGGCGCCCTCGGGCAGAAATGGTTCGACCTGAAACTGCGCGGCGTCGAAGCCCATGCCGGCCCGACGCCGATGCACCTGCGCAAGGACGCTCTGGTCGGCGCCTCGGTGATCGTCGGCGCGGTCAATCGCGCCGCCCTCGGCCATCAACCCCACGCCTGCGGTACAGTCGGCTGCCTGCAAGCCTACCCGGGTTCGCGCAACGTGATTCCCGGCGAAGTGCGCATGACCCTGGACTTCCGTCATCTGGAACCGACGCGACTCGATTCAATGATCGCCGAAGTCCGCGAAGTCATCGAAACCACCTGCGAGGAACACGGCCTGACCTTCGAACTGACACCCACCGCTGACTTCCCGCCGCTGTACTTCGACAAGGGCTGCGTCGAAGCGGTACGCGGCGCCGCTCATGGGCTTGGTCTGTCGCACATGGACATCGTCAGCGGGGCAGGGCACGACGCAATCTTCCTCGCCGAACTCGGCCCGGCCGGGATGATCTTCGTGCCCTGCGAAGGCGGCATCAGCCACAACGAAATCGAAAACGCCGCGCCGGATGATCTGGCAGCCGGCTGTGCGGTGTTGTTGCGGGCGATGCTGGCGGCTTCGGATGCGATTGCCAGTGGCAAGCAAGCGGCTTGA
- a CDS encoding DUF4280 domain-containing protein — protein MGCPQVCSTATLQCSFGAAPAVLNVLPVNRTMTGGMPAANIMDHIPLVNVMPFGTCMSMANPMVAAATAAALGVLTPMPCIPATATPWIPGGAPTLLLGGMPAIDANSTLMCNWAGVIKIVMPGQMQMLIP, from the coding sequence ATGGGCTGTCCGCAAGTTTGCTCCACCGCGACCCTGCAATGCAGTTTCGGCGCGGCGCCGGCGGTACTCAACGTGCTGCCGGTGAACCGCACGATGACCGGGGGGATGCCGGCGGCGAACATCATGGACCACATTCCGCTGGTGAACGTCATGCCGTTCGGCACGTGCATGAGCATGGCCAACCCGATGGTCGCCGCGGCTACCGCTGCAGCACTTGGCGTACTGACGCCGATGCCGTGCATTCCCGCCACCGCCACCCCCTGGATCCCCGGCGGTGCGCCGACCCTGCTGCTGGGCGGCATGCCGGCCATCGATGCCAACAGCACCCTGATGTGCAACTGGGCCGGGGTGATCAAGATTGTGATGCCGGGACAAATGCAGATGCTGATTCCCTGA
- a CDS encoding SDR family oxidoreductase: MSKTQLFDLDGKIAFVSGASRGIGEAIAKLLAQQGAHVIVSSRKLDGCQHVADAIIAAGGKATAIACHIGEMEQITQVFAGIREQFGRLDILVNNAATNPQFCNVLDTDLSAFQKTVDVNIRGYFFMSVEAGKLMREHGGGSIINVASINGISPGIFQGIYSVTKAAVINMTKVFAKECAQFGIRCNALLPGLTDTKFASALVKNDAILKTALQQIPLKRVADPSEMAGAVLYLASDASSYTTGVSLNVDGGFLS; encoded by the coding sequence ATGTCCAAGACTCAGTTGTTCGACCTCGACGGCAAGATCGCTTTCGTCTCCGGCGCCAGCCGCGGTATCGGTGAAGCCATCGCCAAACTGCTGGCGCAGCAAGGTGCCCATGTGATCGTTTCGAGCCGCAAGCTCGACGGTTGCCAGCACGTCGCCGACGCGATCATCGCCGCCGGCGGCAAGGCCACCGCCATCGCCTGCCACATCGGTGAAATGGAGCAGATCACCCAGGTCTTCGCCGGTATCCGCGAACAGTTCGGGCGCCTGGACATTCTGGTCAACAACGCCGCGACCAACCCACAGTTCTGCAACGTGCTGGACACCGACCTCAGCGCCTTCCAGAAAACCGTCGACGTGAACATTCGCGGCTATTTCTTCATGTCGGTGGAAGCCGGCAAGCTGATGCGCGAACACGGTGGCGGCAGCATCATCAACGTCGCCTCGATCAACGGCATCTCGCCGGGGATCTTTCAGGGCATCTACTCGGTGACCAAGGCAGCGGTGATCAACATGACCAAAGTCTTCGCCAAGGAGTGCGCGCAATTCGGCATTCGCTGCAACGCCCTGCTGCCGGGTCTGACCGATACCAAATTCGCTTCGGCGCTGGTGAAGAACGACGCCATTCTGAAAACCGCGCTGCAGCAGATTCCGCTCAAGCGTGTGGCGGACCCGAGTGAAATGGCCGGTGCGGTGTTGTATCTGGCGAGTGATGCGTCGAGCTACACGACCGGGGTTTCGCTGAATGTGGATGGCGGGTTCTTGTCCTGA
- a CDS encoding phosphotransferase family protein has product MALTDQSTRIRTGEELDASLIDPYLKAHIPGLSGLPVISQFPGGASNLTYLLEYPEQEFVLRRPPFGHKAKSAHDMGREFRILNQLRDGFPYCPKAYVHCTDESVIGAEFYVMERVKGIILRAELPPELGLDSAKTEALCKSFIDKFVELHRVDYKAYGLGDLGKPEGYVARQIKGWSERYEKALTPDAPKWEAVKAWLNDKMPADHPTSSIVHNDYRFDNVILDPDNPMQIIGVLDWELTTLGDPLMDLGNTLAYWIEANDPAPVQLMRRQPSHAPGMLTRREFVDYYAERSGIQIDNFDFYYAYGLFRLAGIVQQIYYRFFHGQTQDKRFAQFIHMNKLLEQMSLQVISKSSL; this is encoded by the coding sequence ATGGCGCTTACTGACCAGTCCACCCGTATCCGCACCGGCGAAGAACTCGATGCCAGCCTGATCGATCCGTACCTCAAGGCGCACATTCCGGGCCTGAGTGGCTTGCCTGTGATCAGCCAGTTTCCGGGCGGTGCGTCGAACCTGACTTACCTGCTGGAATACCCCGAACAGGAGTTCGTCCTGCGTCGGCCACCGTTCGGCCACAAGGCCAAGTCCGCCCATGACATGGGCCGTGAATTTCGCATCCTCAATCAGCTTCGGGACGGCTTTCCCTATTGCCCCAAAGCCTACGTGCACTGCACCGATGAGTCAGTAATCGGCGCCGAGTTCTATGTGATGGAACGGGTCAAGGGCATCATCCTGCGCGCCGAACTGCCGCCGGAACTGGGGCTTGATTCAGCGAAGACCGAAGCCCTGTGCAAAAGCTTCATCGACAAGTTCGTGGAATTGCATCGGGTCGACTACAAGGCCTATGGCCTGGGTGACCTCGGCAAACCCGAAGGTTATGTTGCGCGGCAAATCAAAGGCTGGAGCGAGCGCTACGAAAAAGCCCTGACCCCGGATGCGCCGAAGTGGGAAGCGGTGAAGGCCTGGCTCAACGACAAGATGCCGGCCGATCACCCGACGTCGAGCATCGTCCACAACGATTACCGCTTCGACAACGTGATCCTCGACCCCGACAACCCGATGCAAATCATCGGCGTGCTGGATTGGGAGCTGACCACCCTCGGCGATCCGCTGATGGACCTGGGCAACACCCTCGCCTACTGGATCGAGGCCAATGACCCGGCGCCGGTGCAACTGATGCGCCGCCAGCCAAGCCACGCCCCCGGCATGCTGACCCGCCGCGAATTCGTCGATTACTACGCCGAACGCTCCGGCATCCAGATCGACAATTTCGACTTTTACTACGCCTACGGCCTGTTCCGTCTGGCCGGCATCGTGCAGCAGATCTACTACCGCTTCTTCCATGGTCAGACCCAGGACAAACGCTTCGCGCAGTTCATTCACATGAACAAACTGCTGGAGCAGATGAGCCTGCAAGTCATCTCGAAATCCAGCCTCTGA
- a CDS encoding DUF6691 family protein → MRKLTAFLAGLLFGIGLLLAGMANPAKVLGFLDITGVWDPSLALVMIGAIAVAWGPFHWAIKQPTSLLGAPMQLPISRELDRRLIGGSLLFGVGWGIAGICPGPALVLLPTGHWQAWVFVIAMLAGMLIFKALQTRR, encoded by the coding sequence ATGCGCAAACTGACCGCGTTCCTCGCTGGCCTGCTGTTCGGCATCGGCCTGTTGCTGGCAGGCATGGCAAACCCGGCCAAAGTGCTGGGTTTTTTGGACATTACCGGTGTGTGGGATCCCTCCCTGGCGCTGGTCATGATCGGGGCCATTGCCGTGGCTTGGGGACCGTTTCATTGGGCCATCAAACAACCGACGTCTTTGCTGGGGGCCCCCATGCAGTTGCCGATCAGCCGTGAGCTGGATCGGCGCCTGATCGGTGGCAGCCTGCTCTTCGGAGTCGGTTGGGGCATTGCCGGCATCTGCCCCGGCCCAGCGCTGGTGTTGCTACCGACGGGCCACTGGCAGGCCTGGGTGTTTGTCATCGCCATGCTGGCGGGGATGCTGATATTCAAAGCGCTGCAAACCCGCCGCTGA
- the tssI gene encoding type VI secretion system tip protein VgrG — protein MPRTTDSNTSLSLTAASLSALYPESLSGEETLNALGTQTLNGLNDGASLTLTTAVATHVTTTLHNDALTRPMDSLVAEIRQLPADATAERYQLVLKPWLWWLTLASNNRVFQNLSTSDIVTTIFKAHGFTDFLLKLSGSYTPREYCVQYGETDFVFVSRLLEEDGIFWFFTHESGKHTLVLGDSNDAFVQIPNGPKVNYLGQQLGERELHGIRSGQVCVQAVAGVYRATDYEFTTPSTSLYGQAEAVAGPRSMYEHPGGYNAKARGDALTKQRVDGLRSQEKRFVGESDCRWLVPGHWFTLAGHDDSTLNIDWVVTAVTHEASHDSYRNRFEAIPKATPFRPQRTTPKPRMHTQTAIVVGKSGEEIWTDEYGRIKLQFPWDRDGKNDEASSCWVRVVLPWSGKGFGMQFVPRIGQEVIVTFIDGDPDRPLVTGCVYNGDNALPYALPANQTQSGIKTQSSKGGGGFNELRFEDKKDAEEVFLQAQKDLKINVLNDTTATVGHDETLTVQNARTRTVKEGDETVTLEKGKRSVTIQTGSDNLDVKDSRTVTVGADQTHSTGGNYTHKVTGDYSLTVDGNLTIKVTGTLTLQSGGSFTIKSGADLAAEASTSISQKAGTSLSNQAGTSLENKAGTTMTNDAGISLTNKGAASQTVDGGGMLTIKGGLVQVN, from the coding sequence ATGCCCCGCACCACCGACAGCAACACCAGCCTCTCCCTCACCGCCGCTTCGCTGTCGGCGCTTTACCCTGAGTCGCTGTCCGGCGAAGAAACCCTCAATGCGCTGGGCACGCAAACCCTCAACGGCCTCAACGACGGCGCCTCCCTCACCCTGACCACAGCCGTCGCTACGCATGTCACCACCACCCTGCACAACGACGCCCTGACCCGCCCAATGGACTCACTGGTCGCCGAAATTCGCCAACTCCCCGCCGACGCCACTGCCGAGCGCTATCAGCTTGTTCTAAAGCCATGGCTCTGGTGGCTGACCCTGGCCAGCAACAACCGCGTGTTCCAGAACCTCAGTACCTCGGACATCGTCACCACGATTTTCAAGGCTCACGGTTTTACCGATTTCCTGCTGAAGCTCAGCGGCAGTTACACCCCGCGCGAATACTGCGTGCAGTACGGTGAAACCGATTTCGTTTTCGTTTCGCGGTTGCTGGAGGAAGACGGGATTTTCTGGTTTTTCACTCATGAGAGCGGTAAGCACACGCTGGTGTTGGGTGACAGTAACGATGCGTTTGTGCAGATCCCCAACGGGCCGAAGGTGAATTATCTTGGCCAGCAGTTGGGCGAGCGTGAACTGCACGGCATTCGCTCCGGGCAGGTCTGCGTGCAAGCGGTGGCCGGTGTCTATCGGGCGACGGATTACGAGTTCACCACCCCGTCCACTTCGCTGTACGGTCAGGCCGAAGCGGTGGCCGGACCACGCTCGATGTACGAGCATCCGGGTGGGTACAACGCCAAGGCCCGGGGCGATGCGCTGACCAAGCAGCGGGTCGACGGATTGCGCAGTCAAGAGAAGCGCTTTGTCGGTGAGAGCGACTGCCGCTGGCTGGTGCCGGGGCACTGGTTCACCCTCGCCGGGCACGATGATTCAACGTTGAATATCGATTGGGTGGTGACGGCGGTCACTCACGAAGCCAGCCATGACAGTTATCGCAATCGCTTCGAAGCGATCCCCAAAGCCACGCCGTTCCGCCCGCAACGAACCACGCCAAAGCCGCGAATGCACACACAGACAGCTATTGTCGTTGGCAAGTCGGGCGAAGAAATCTGGACCGACGAATACGGCCGGATCAAGTTGCAGTTCCCCTGGGATCGCGACGGCAAGAACGACGAAGCCAGTTCCTGCTGGGTCCGGGTGGTGTTGCCCTGGAGCGGCAAGGGTTTTGGTATGCAGTTCGTCCCGCGCATCGGCCAGGAAGTCATCGTGACCTTTATCGACGGCGACCCGGATCGACCGTTGGTGACCGGTTGCGTCTACAACGGTGACAACGCCCTGCCCTATGCGCTGCCGGCGAATCAGACCCAGTCGGGGATCAAGACCCAATCGTCCAAGGGCGGAGGGGGTTTCAACGAGTTGCGCTTCGAGGACAAGAAGGATGCCGAAGAAGTGTTTTTGCAGGCGCAAAAGGATCTGAAGATCAACGTGCTCAACGACACCACCGCCACCGTCGGTCATGACGAAACCCTCACCGTACAAAATGCCCGCACCCGCACGGTGAAAGAAGGCGACGAGACCGTCACGCTGGAGAAAGGCAAACGCAGCGTGACCATCCAGACGGGCAGCGACAATCTCGATGTGAAGGACAGTCGTACGGTAACCGTGGGCGCTGACCAGACCCATAGCACTGGGGGAAATTACACACACAAGGTCACCGGTGATTACAGCCTGACGGTGGACGGCAACCTGACCATCAAGGTGACCGGCACCCTGACCCTGCAAAGCGGCGGCAGTTTCACGATCAAGAGCGGCGCCGATCTGGCGGCCGAGGCCAGTACTTCGATCAGCCAGAAGGCCGGCACGTCCCTGAGCAATCAGGCTGGCACCTCGCTGGAAAACAAGGCCGGCACGACGATGACCAACGATGCCGGAATCAGCCTGACCAACAAGGGCGCCGCTTCGCAGACCGTGGATGGCGGCGGCATGCTGACCATCAAGGGTGGTCTGGTGCAGGTCAACTGA